From a single Miscanthus floridulus cultivar M001 chromosome 8, ASM1932011v1, whole genome shotgun sequence genomic region:
- the LOC136477776 gene encoding ATP-dependent DNA helicase MER3 homolog isoform X1 gives MGSLADPYALRCVSDLPPPFRSVFRFRYFNSLQSECFHVCFFSDVNMVISAPTGSGKTVLFELCILRLLSRFLSPDWRFNLNKGTLKTIYIAPSKALVQEKLRDWNMKLGPLAINCLEMTGDSEFYDNKAIHDADLILTTPEKFDSMSRHGIKGGRLGFFCDIALVLIDEVHLLNDPRGAALEAVVSRIKMLSRHDNMKSFPLANVRFIAVSATIPNIEDIAQWLLAPPEGIKRFGEEMRPVKLTTKVFGYAPAKNDFLFERRLQSFIYDILMQHSRGKSALIFCSTRKGAQEAAQCLSQTGASLGYSNPFMKSMQQYEHLKEASLTCSDKQLQACIVHGVGFHNGGLCLKDRGLVEGLFLKGDLQVLCTTNTLAHGINLPAHTVVIKSTQFFNKEKGLYVEYERSMVLQMCGRAGRPPFDDTGTIIIMTRKETVHLYENLLNGCEMVESQLLPCAVEHLNAEIVQLTVSDIILAVEWIKCSYLYTRIRKNPENYGVKRGTPQDLLEKQIQDICVQKIHELVDYGLIWTDEGAFILQPLEPGRLMAKFYLKFDTMKLIVKASACCSLEDLLHVICHSAEITWIQLRRKDKKILNDINADKDGRLLFHIVMENGKRKKRVQTREEKIFLLANDCLTGDPLIHDLSLNQETNSICSNGCRIAKCMREYFIYKKNYRSAINSMILANSLNQKLWESSPFLLKQLPGIGIVTAKALKTAGIYSFETLATADARKIESATGRNYPFGNHIKDSMSSLPPKIDIDIEETGNRLGKTTITVTLTRLSQAVRSSKRSCADMVVASEEDNVILFHENIRTQEFHSPYSVKVFVPCPQNARVTLKVDLIFEEYVGLDVHKKHIVGREDGLYVTKEHVIDKLEPAYNLPSEICLVSSRTTRTSRSQSHTEQSPLSKEVYVIEDDDVAVSALEKADNVLGTRKFNNLASLEVPSFDLLPEEEYGAASAPGPEQAECKSATGNTIFDHIRKKSKEFPTLMVSKSMDSSYEPLILKKMKISRDQFEVEHGCLHADEATTMDFEPVEPRVSPTNTAEKCRGILGRSSEKSRMLFGIMDSPSEESKMLSTTPDKSSLQNAGGKESPLEKSKVVSTSAENSLQFAARRGVSSSEKSKMLTTPDKSSLVFAGGKESPLEKSEVLSTSAENSLQFAARRVSSSEKSKMLTTPDESSPGFVGGKDSPLEKSKILICTPVEYPLKKGNPGENPFKTGTPVENSPQFAAQRDSPSKNRKSCISSPLPYFQAVQCTEQVRVAAQPFDIQEYVKEISRSRRNSQGGDPFAGYKSIFSFLY, from the exons ATGGGTTCTCTCGCCGATCCGTACGCGCTACGCTGTGTCTCTGACCTGCCCCCGCCATTCCGCTCCGTGTTCAGGTTCAG ATACTTTAATTCCTTGCAGAGCGAGTGCTTTCATGTGTGCTTCTTCTCGGATGTGAACATGGTTATCTCGGCACCCACGGGGAGTGGGAAGACCGTACTCTTTGAACTCTGCATTCTGAGGCTCCTCTCAAGGTTCCTTTCACCAGATTGGAGGTTCAATTTGAATAAAGGAACTCTGAAAACA ATCTACATTGCACCCTCCAAGGCATTGGTGCAGGAAAAGCTGCGGGACTGGAACATGAAGTTGGGCCCATTGGCGATCAATTGCTTGGAGATGACTGGTGACAGTGAATTTTACGACAATAAAGCTATACATGATGCTGATTTAATCCTCACCACTCCAGAG AAGTTTGATTCTATGAGTCGACATGGTATAAAAGGTGGTAGATTGGGTTTCTTCTGTGACATTGCTCTCGTCCTTATTGATGAAGTTCACCTTCTCAATGATCCACGTGGAGCTGCATTAGAAGCAGTTGTCAGTAGGATAAAAATGCTTTCACGACATGACAACATGAAATCTTTTCCTCTGGCTAATGTTCGATTCATAGCTGTTTCTGCTACTATCCCTAATATTGAGGACATAG CACAGTGGCTCCTAGCACCCCCAGAAGGAATCAAAAG ATTTGGAGAAGAAATGAGGCCAGTGAAGTTGAcaaccaaggtctttg GTTATGCTCCAGCTAAAAACGACTTCCTTTTTGAGAGG AGGTTGCAAAGTTTTATTTATG ATATACTGATGCAACATTCAAGAGGGAAGTCTGCACTTATTTTCTGTTCTACAAGAAAAGGTGCACAAGAAGCAGCGCAGTGCCTTTCACAAACTGGAGCATCACTTGGCTATTCGAATCCATTTATGAAATCGATGCAGCAGTATGAACATCTAAAGGAGGCTTCCCTAACCTGTAGTGACAAGCAACTTCAGGCTTGCATTGTACATGGAG TTGGTTTTCATAATGGTGGTCTTTGCTTAAAAGACCGAGGTCTTGTTGAGGGGCTTTTCCTCAAGGGTGATCTTCAAGTCCTATGCACAACGAATACTTTGGCACATGGCATCAACTTACCTGCACATACAGTTGTGATAAAGTCAACACAGTTTTT CAACAAGGAGAAGGGCCTATATGTTGAATATGAGAGGTCCATGGTGCTTCAG ATGTGTGGGAGGGCTGGACGTCCACCATTCGATGATACTGGAACAATTATAATCATGACAAGAAAAGAGACA GTTCATCTATATGAGAACCTTCTAAATGGTTGTGAAATGGTGGAGTCTCA GTTGCTGCCATGTGCAGTGGAGCATCTAAATGCAGAAATCGTTCAGCTGACAGTATCTGACATTATTCTGGCAGTTGAGTGGATCAAGTGCTCGTATTTGTACACCAGAATAAGGAAG AATCCTGAGAACTATGGAGTTAAGAGGGGGACTCCTCAAGATCTCCTTGAAAAGCAAATTCAAG ATATATGTGTCCAGAAGATTCATGAGTTGGTGGACTATGGACTGATTTGGACAGATGAAGGAGCTTTCATTCTACAACCACTAG AACCAGGGAGGCTGATGGCAAAATTCTACCTGAAGTTTGATACAATGAAGCTTATCGTGAAAGCTTCTGCCTGTTGCAGTTTGGAAGATTTATTGCATGTCATCTGTCACTCTGCAGAAATAACTT GGATCCAACTACGCCGAAAGGACAAGAAGATTCTAAATGACATAAATGCCGACAAAGATGGTAGACTCCTATTTCATATTGTCATGGAGAATGGAAAAAGGAAGAAGCGTGTTCAGACAAGAGAAGAGAAAATATTCTTGCTAGCAAATGACTGCTTAACTGGAGACCCCCTAATCCATGATTTATCCCTCAACCAG GAAACAAATTCAATATGTTCAAATGGATGTAGGATTGCCAAATGCATGCGAGAATATTTTATATACAAAAAGAACTACAGATCCGCCATAAATTCTATGATCCTTGCAAATAGTCTAAATCAAAAGCTTTGGGAGAGCAGTCCTTTTCTGCTGAAACAACTGCCTGGGATTGGAATTGTAACAGCAAAG GCTCTGAAGACTGCTGGAATTTATAGCTTTGAGACCTTGGCAACTGCTGATGCGAGAAAGATAGAATCGGCCACAGGACGCAACTATCCATTTGGGAATCATATCAAAGATTCAATGTCATCATTACCACCCAAAATTGACATAGACATAGAAGAAACTGGAAACAGACTTGGGAAAACGACCATCACTGTAACATTAACTCGTCTATCACAGGCAGTTCGATCCAGTAAACGCAGTTGCGCTGACATG GTTGTGGCCTCAGAGGAAGACAATGTGATCCTCTTTCATGAGAATATAAG GACTCAAGAATTCCACAG CCCATATTCTGTAAAAGTTTTTGTGCCATGCCCCCAGAATGCACGGGTCACTCTGAAGGTTGATCTAATATTTGAAGAATATG TTGGTCTTGATGTGCACAAGAAGCATATAGTAGGCAGGGAAGATGGTTTGTACGTGACCAAAGAGCATGTGATAGATAAGCTTGAACCTGCATACAATCTCCCTTCAGAGATTTGTTTGGTTAGCTCCAGGACAACTCGAACAAGCCGATCTCAATCTCACACTGAACAGAGCCCTCTTTCCAAAGAGGTTTATGTCATAGAAGATGATGACGTTGCTGTCAGTGCTCTCGAGAAAGCTGATAATGTACTGGGAACCAGAAAATTTAACAACTTGGCTTCACT GGAGGTCCCAAGCTTTGATCTACTGCCTGAAGAAGAGTATGGAG CTGCATCAGCTCCTGGACCAGAACAGGCAGAATGCAAAAGTGCCACAGGCAACACAATTTTCGACCACATACGCAAGAAATCCAAAGAGTTCCCCACTCTGATGGTATCGAAATCCATGGATAGCTCTTATGAACCTCTTAtactgaagaagatgaagatatcAAGGGACCAGTTTGAAGTAGAGCATGGCTGTCTGCATGCGGATGAGGCCACCACAATGGATTTTGAGCCTGTTGAGCCTAGGGTCTCTCCAACCAATACTGCTGAGAAGTGTCGCGGGATCCTGGGTAGAAGTTCAGAAAAGAGCCGCATGCTGTTTGGAATAATGGATAGCCCATCTGAGGAGAGCAAGATGCTGAGCACGACACCAGACAAAAGCTCTCTTCAGAATGCTGGTGGCAAGGAGAGCCCATTGGAGAAGAGCAAGGTAGTGAGCACTTCAGCTGAAAACTCTCTCCAATTTGCAGCTAGGCGGGGTGTCAGCTCATCTGAGAAGAGCAAGATGCTGACAACTCCAGATAAAAGCTCTCTTGTGTTTGCGGGTGGAAAGGAGAGCCCATTGGAGAAGAGCGAGGTACTGAGCACTTCAGCTGAAAACTCTCTCCAATTTGCAGCTAGGCGTGTCAGCTCATCTGAGAAGAGCAAGATGCTGACAACTCCAGATGAAAGCTCTCCAGGGTTTGTGGGCGGAAAGGATAGCCCGCTGGAGAAAAGCAAGATCCTTATTTGTACTCCAGTTGAGTATCCTTTAAAGAAAGGAAATCCAGGTGAAAATCCTTTCAAAACAGGAACTCCAGTTGAAAACTCCCCCCAATTTGCAGCTCAACGTGACAGCCCATCTAAGAATAGGAAATCCTGCATCAGCAGTCCCCTTCCGTACTTCCAGGCTGTTCAATGCACAGAGCAAGTCAGAGTTGCAGCTCAACCTTTCGATATTCAGGAATATGTCAAGGAGATATCGAGAAGCAGAAGGAACAGTCAAGGAGGCGATCCTTTTGCTGGTTACAAGAGTATCTTTTCCTTCCTATACTAG
- the LOC136477776 gene encoding ATP-dependent DNA helicase MER3 homolog isoform X2 translates to MGSLADPYALRCVSDLPPPFRSVFRFRYFNSLQSECFHVCFFSDVNMVISAPTGSGKTVLFELCILRLLSRFLSPDWRFNLNKGTLKTIYIAPSKALVQEKLRDWNMKLGPLAINCLEMTGDSEFYDNKAIHDADLILTTPEKFDSMSRHGIKGGRLGFFCDIALVLIDEVHLLNDPRGAALEAVVSRIKMLSRHDNMKSFPLANVRFIAVSATIPNIEDIAQWLLAPPEGIKRFGEEMRPVKLTTKVFGYAPAKNDFLFERRLQSFIYDILMQHSRGKSALIFCSTRKGAQEAAQCLSQTGASLGYSNPFMKSMQQYEHLKEASLTCSDKQLQACIVHGVGFHNGGLCLKDRGLVEGLFLKGDLQVLCTTNTLAHGINLPAHTVVIKSTQFFNKEKGLYVEYERSMVLQMCGRAGRPPFDDTGTIIIMTRKETVHLYENLLNGCEMVESQLLPCAVEHLNAEIVQLTVSDIILAVEWIKCSYLYTRIRKNPENYGVKRGTPQDLLEKQIQDICVQKIHELVDYGLIWTDEGAFILQPLEPGRLMAKFYLKFDTMKLIVKASACCSLEDLLHVICHSAEITWIQLRRKDKKILNDINADKDGRLLFHIVMENGKRKKRVQTREEKIFLLANDCLTGDPLIHDLSLNQETNSICSNGCRIAKCMREYFIYKKNYRSAINSMILANSLNQKLWESSPFLLKQLPGIGIVTAKALKTAGIYSFETLATADARKIESATGRNYPFGNHIKDSMSSLPPKIDIDIEETGNRLGKTTITVTLTRLSQAVRSSKRSCADMVVASEEDNVILFHENIRTQEFHSPYSVKVFVPCPQNARVTLKVDLIFEEYVGLDVHKKHIVGREDGLYVTKEHVIDKLEPAYNLPSEICLVSSRTTRTSRSQSHTEQSPLSKEVYVIEDDDVAVSALEKADNVLGTRKFNNLASLEVPSFDLLPEEEYGAPGPEQAECKSATGNTIFDHIRKKSKEFPTLMVSKSMDSSYEPLILKKMKISRDQFEVEHGCLHADEATTMDFEPVEPRVSPTNTAEKCRGILGRSSEKSRMLFGIMDSPSEESKMLSTTPDKSSLQNAGGKESPLEKSKVVSTSAENSLQFAARRGVSSSEKSKMLTTPDKSSLVFAGGKESPLEKSEVLSTSAENSLQFAARRVSSSEKSKMLTTPDESSPGFVGGKDSPLEKSKILICTPVEYPLKKGNPGENPFKTGTPVENSPQFAAQRDSPSKNRKSCISSPLPYFQAVQCTEQVRVAAQPFDIQEYVKEISRSRRNSQGGDPFAGYKSIFSFLY, encoded by the exons ATGGGTTCTCTCGCCGATCCGTACGCGCTACGCTGTGTCTCTGACCTGCCCCCGCCATTCCGCTCCGTGTTCAGGTTCAG ATACTTTAATTCCTTGCAGAGCGAGTGCTTTCATGTGTGCTTCTTCTCGGATGTGAACATGGTTATCTCGGCACCCACGGGGAGTGGGAAGACCGTACTCTTTGAACTCTGCATTCTGAGGCTCCTCTCAAGGTTCCTTTCACCAGATTGGAGGTTCAATTTGAATAAAGGAACTCTGAAAACA ATCTACATTGCACCCTCCAAGGCATTGGTGCAGGAAAAGCTGCGGGACTGGAACATGAAGTTGGGCCCATTGGCGATCAATTGCTTGGAGATGACTGGTGACAGTGAATTTTACGACAATAAAGCTATACATGATGCTGATTTAATCCTCACCACTCCAGAG AAGTTTGATTCTATGAGTCGACATGGTATAAAAGGTGGTAGATTGGGTTTCTTCTGTGACATTGCTCTCGTCCTTATTGATGAAGTTCACCTTCTCAATGATCCACGTGGAGCTGCATTAGAAGCAGTTGTCAGTAGGATAAAAATGCTTTCACGACATGACAACATGAAATCTTTTCCTCTGGCTAATGTTCGATTCATAGCTGTTTCTGCTACTATCCCTAATATTGAGGACATAG CACAGTGGCTCCTAGCACCCCCAGAAGGAATCAAAAG ATTTGGAGAAGAAATGAGGCCAGTGAAGTTGAcaaccaaggtctttg GTTATGCTCCAGCTAAAAACGACTTCCTTTTTGAGAGG AGGTTGCAAAGTTTTATTTATG ATATACTGATGCAACATTCAAGAGGGAAGTCTGCACTTATTTTCTGTTCTACAAGAAAAGGTGCACAAGAAGCAGCGCAGTGCCTTTCACAAACTGGAGCATCACTTGGCTATTCGAATCCATTTATGAAATCGATGCAGCAGTATGAACATCTAAAGGAGGCTTCCCTAACCTGTAGTGACAAGCAACTTCAGGCTTGCATTGTACATGGAG TTGGTTTTCATAATGGTGGTCTTTGCTTAAAAGACCGAGGTCTTGTTGAGGGGCTTTTCCTCAAGGGTGATCTTCAAGTCCTATGCACAACGAATACTTTGGCACATGGCATCAACTTACCTGCACATACAGTTGTGATAAAGTCAACACAGTTTTT CAACAAGGAGAAGGGCCTATATGTTGAATATGAGAGGTCCATGGTGCTTCAG ATGTGTGGGAGGGCTGGACGTCCACCATTCGATGATACTGGAACAATTATAATCATGACAAGAAAAGAGACA GTTCATCTATATGAGAACCTTCTAAATGGTTGTGAAATGGTGGAGTCTCA GTTGCTGCCATGTGCAGTGGAGCATCTAAATGCAGAAATCGTTCAGCTGACAGTATCTGACATTATTCTGGCAGTTGAGTGGATCAAGTGCTCGTATTTGTACACCAGAATAAGGAAG AATCCTGAGAACTATGGAGTTAAGAGGGGGACTCCTCAAGATCTCCTTGAAAAGCAAATTCAAG ATATATGTGTCCAGAAGATTCATGAGTTGGTGGACTATGGACTGATTTGGACAGATGAAGGAGCTTTCATTCTACAACCACTAG AACCAGGGAGGCTGATGGCAAAATTCTACCTGAAGTTTGATACAATGAAGCTTATCGTGAAAGCTTCTGCCTGTTGCAGTTTGGAAGATTTATTGCATGTCATCTGTCACTCTGCAGAAATAACTT GGATCCAACTACGCCGAAAGGACAAGAAGATTCTAAATGACATAAATGCCGACAAAGATGGTAGACTCCTATTTCATATTGTCATGGAGAATGGAAAAAGGAAGAAGCGTGTTCAGACAAGAGAAGAGAAAATATTCTTGCTAGCAAATGACTGCTTAACTGGAGACCCCCTAATCCATGATTTATCCCTCAACCAG GAAACAAATTCAATATGTTCAAATGGATGTAGGATTGCCAAATGCATGCGAGAATATTTTATATACAAAAAGAACTACAGATCCGCCATAAATTCTATGATCCTTGCAAATAGTCTAAATCAAAAGCTTTGGGAGAGCAGTCCTTTTCTGCTGAAACAACTGCCTGGGATTGGAATTGTAACAGCAAAG GCTCTGAAGACTGCTGGAATTTATAGCTTTGAGACCTTGGCAACTGCTGATGCGAGAAAGATAGAATCGGCCACAGGACGCAACTATCCATTTGGGAATCATATCAAAGATTCAATGTCATCATTACCACCCAAAATTGACATAGACATAGAAGAAACTGGAAACAGACTTGGGAAAACGACCATCACTGTAACATTAACTCGTCTATCACAGGCAGTTCGATCCAGTAAACGCAGTTGCGCTGACATG GTTGTGGCCTCAGAGGAAGACAATGTGATCCTCTTTCATGAGAATATAAG GACTCAAGAATTCCACAG CCCATATTCTGTAAAAGTTTTTGTGCCATGCCCCCAGAATGCACGGGTCACTCTGAAGGTTGATCTAATATTTGAAGAATATG TTGGTCTTGATGTGCACAAGAAGCATATAGTAGGCAGGGAAGATGGTTTGTACGTGACCAAAGAGCATGTGATAGATAAGCTTGAACCTGCATACAATCTCCCTTCAGAGATTTGTTTGGTTAGCTCCAGGACAACTCGAACAAGCCGATCTCAATCTCACACTGAACAGAGCCCTCTTTCCAAAGAGGTTTATGTCATAGAAGATGATGACGTTGCTGTCAGTGCTCTCGAGAAAGCTGATAATGTACTGGGAACCAGAAAATTTAACAACTTGGCTTCACT GGAGGTCCCAAGCTTTGATCTACTGCCTGAAGAAGAGTATGGAG CTCCTGGACCAGAACAGGCAGAATGCAAAAGTGCCACAGGCAACACAATTTTCGACCACATACGCAAGAAATCCAAAGAGTTCCCCACTCTGATGGTATCGAAATCCATGGATAGCTCTTATGAACCTCTTAtactgaagaagatgaagatatcAAGGGACCAGTTTGAAGTAGAGCATGGCTGTCTGCATGCGGATGAGGCCACCACAATGGATTTTGAGCCTGTTGAGCCTAGGGTCTCTCCAACCAATACTGCTGAGAAGTGTCGCGGGATCCTGGGTAGAAGTTCAGAAAAGAGCCGCATGCTGTTTGGAATAATGGATAGCCCATCTGAGGAGAGCAAGATGCTGAGCACGACACCAGACAAAAGCTCTCTTCAGAATGCTGGTGGCAAGGAGAGCCCATTGGAGAAGAGCAAGGTAGTGAGCACTTCAGCTGAAAACTCTCTCCAATTTGCAGCTAGGCGGGGTGTCAGCTCATCTGAGAAGAGCAAGATGCTGACAACTCCAGATAAAAGCTCTCTTGTGTTTGCGGGTGGAAAGGAGAGCCCATTGGAGAAGAGCGAGGTACTGAGCACTTCAGCTGAAAACTCTCTCCAATTTGCAGCTAGGCGTGTCAGCTCATCTGAGAAGAGCAAGATGCTGACAACTCCAGATGAAAGCTCTCCAGGGTTTGTGGGCGGAAAGGATAGCCCGCTGGAGAAAAGCAAGATCCTTATTTGTACTCCAGTTGAGTATCCTTTAAAGAAAGGAAATCCAGGTGAAAATCCTTTCAAAACAGGAACTCCAGTTGAAAACTCCCCCCAATTTGCAGCTCAACGTGACAGCCCATCTAAGAATAGGAAATCCTGCATCAGCAGTCCCCTTCCGTACTTCCAGGCTGTTCAATGCACAGAGCAAGTCAGAGTTGCAGCTCAACCTTTCGATATTCAGGAATATGTCAAGGAGATATCGAGAAGCAGAAGGAACAGTCAAGGAGGCGATCCTTTTGCTGGTTACAAGAGTATCTTTTCCTTCCTATACTAG
- the LOC136474327 gene encoding protein STRICTOSIDINE SYNTHASE-LIKE 10-like: MAIRTGNKLARALAIWCLAVLLLLLPCAARPISETSTIDGSRSKHLPLRGSLLRGPESVAFDGAGAGPYSGVSDGRVLKWNGFARGWSTYTYSPGYDAEACTASRARPAELTESKCGRPLGLRFHHRSGNLYIADAYKGLMRVGPGGGEATVLAAEADGVPLRFTNGVDVDQVTGDVFFTDSSMNYPRSQHERVTATGDSSGRLMKYNPKTGQVTVLQAGVTYPNGLAISADRTHLVVALTGPCKLLRYWIEGPKASTSEHLADLPGYPDNVRADGRGGFWVALHREKMELPFGPDSHLLAVRVGADGQVVQVMRGPKSVRPTEVVEREGGKLYMGSVELPYVAVVRE, translated from the coding sequence ATGGCGATCCGCACGGGGAACAAGCTTGCTCGGGCATTGGCGATCTGGTGCCTCGCCGTCCTGCTGCTACTCTTGCCGTGCGCGGCCCGCCCCATCTCCGAGACGAGCACCATCGACGGGAGCCGGAGCAAGCACCTGCCACTCCGGGGATCGCTGCTGCGCGGCCCGGAGAGCGTGGCCTTCGACGGCGCGGGCGCCGGTCCTTACAGCGGCGTCTCCGACGGCCGCGTCCTCAAGTGGAACGGCTTCGCGCGTGGGTGGTCGACGTACACGTACAGCCCGGGCTACGACGCCGAGGCCTGCACGGCGTCCAGGGCTCGGCCGGCGGAGCTCACCGAGAGCAAGTGCGGCCGCCCGCTAGGCCTGCGGTTCCACCACCGGTCAGGCAACCTTTACATCGCGGACGCGTACAAGGGGCTGATGCGCGTCGGCCCGGGCGGCGGCGAGGCCACGGTGCTGGCCGCGGAGGCCGACGGCGTGCCGCTCCGCTTCACCAACGGGGTCGACGTCGACCAGGTCACCGGGGACGTCTTCTTCACGGACAGCAGCATGAACTACCCGCGGTCGCAGCACGAGAGGGTGACCGCCACCGGGGACTCGTCCGGCCGCCTCATGAAGTACAACCCCAAGACGGGCCAGGTTACCGTGCTGCAGGCCGGCGTCACGTACCCCAATGGCCTCGCCATTAGCGCCGACAGGACGCACCTCGTGGTCGCGCTCACTGGGCCGTGCAAGCTGCTTAGGTACTGGATCGAGGGTCCCAAGGCGAGCACGTCTGAGCACCTCGCTGACTTGCCGGGGTACCCTGACAATGTGAGGGCCGATGGCAGAGGAGGGTTTTGGGTGGCGCTGCACCGGGAGAAGATGGAGCTGCCCTTTGGCCCGGACAGCCACCTGCTCGCCGTCAGGGTCGGAGCCGACGGgcaggtggtccaggtgatgagagGGCCCAAGAGCGTGAGGCCGACGGAGGTGGTGGAGAGGGAAGGCGGGAAGCTGTACATGGGCTCCGTAGAACTACCGTATGTCGCCGTTGTTAGGGAATAG
- the LOC136474328 gene encoding GDSL esterase/lipase LTL1-like: MAAALMPPLVVSLLLCLLAAAAPTASAARAFFVFGDSLVDNGNNNYLLTTARADAPPYGIDFPTHRATGRFSNGFNIPDIISEHLGAEPLLPYLSPELRGEKLLVGANFASAGVGILNDTGIQFVNIIRIGDQLQYFREYQRKLRALIGEPQATQLVNQALVLITLGGNDFVNNYYLVPMSVRSRQYALPDYVRFIISEYRKILSRLYELGARRVIVTGTGPLGCVPAELALHSQNGECAAELTRAVNLFNPQMVDMVRGLNRAIGADVFVTANTYRMNFDYLANPQDFGFTNVQVACCGQGPYNGIGLCTAASNVCANRDVFAFWDAFHPTERANRIIVSQFMHGDTDYMHPMNLSTILAMDQEGL; encoded by the exons ATGGCTGCTGCTCTTATGCCTCCGCTCGTCGTCTCCCTCCTCCTCTGCCTGCTGGCGGCGGCTGCCCCGACGGCGTCCGCGGCGCGGGCCTTCTTCGTCTTCGGCGACTCCCTCGTCGACAACGGCAACAACAACTACCTGCTGACCACGGCGCGCGCCGACGCGCCGCCCTACGGCATCGACTTCCCCACGCACCGCGCGACGGGCCGCTTCTCCAACGGGTTCAACATCCCCGACATCATCA GCGAGCACCTCGGGGCCGAACCTTTGCTGCCGTACCTGAGCCCCGAGCTCCGAGGGGAGAAGCTGCTCGTCGGCGCCAACTTCGCGTCGGCCGGCGTCGGGATCCTCAACGACACGGGAATACAGTTT GTGAACATCATCAGGATCGGCGACCAGCTGCAGTACTTCCGGGAGTACCAGCGGAAGCTGAGAGCCCTCATCGGCGAGCCGCAGGCGACGCAGCTCGTGAACCAGGCCCTGGTGCTCATCACGCTGGGCGGCAACGACTTCGTGAACAACTACTACCTGGTGCCCATGTCCGTGCGCTCGCGCCAGTACGCGCTCCCGGACTACGtccgcttcatcatctccgagtaCAGGAAGATCCTCTCG AGGCTGTACGAGCTGGGTGCGCGGCGCGTGATCGTGACGGGGACGGGGCCGCTCGGGTGCGTCCCGGCCGAGCTGGCGCTGCACAGCCAGAACGGCGAGTGCGCGGCGGAGCTGACGCGCGCCGTGAACCTCTTCAACCCGCAGATGGTGGACATGGTGCGCGGCCTCAACCGCGCCATCGGGGCCGACGTCTTCGTCACCGCCAACACCTACCGCATGAACTTCGACTACCTCGCGAACCCGCAGGACTTCG GGTTCACGAACGTGCAGGTGGCGTGCTGCGGGCAGGGCCCGTACAACGGGATCGGGCTGTGCACGGCGGCGTCGAACGTGTGCGCCAACCGGGACGTGTTCGCGTTCTGGGACGCGTTCCACCCCACGGAGAGGGCCAACCGCATCATCGTCTCCCAGTTCATGCACGGCGACACGGACTACATGCACCCCATGAACCTCAGCACCATCCTCGCCATGGACCAGGAGGGCCTGTAG